The genomic segment CCATGCTGGTAGCGCAGATATTGAATCTTTTATACAACATTGTGGACCGTATCTATATCGCCAGGATCCATGATATAGGAACAACTGCACTTGGCGCTGTGGGCTTATGCTTTCCGATCATCATGATCATTACTGCTTTCAGTAATCTCTTTGGTTCCGGAGGTGCACCAATTTTCTCTATCAACCGCGGAAAAGGAGATTCCAGGACTGCTGACATGATCATGAATACTGCTTTCACCATGTTATGTGGAAGTGCTGCTGTGCTGATGCTGATCGGATTTCTTTTTGCCCGCCCCTTACTGACTCTGTTTGGTGCTTCAGATGATGCTCTGGTTTATGCGTATCCCTATCTGATGATTTACCTTCTGGGTACTCTCCCTTCCATGATAGCAACAGGAATGAATCCTTTTATCAATGCACAGGGATATGCCATTATCGGTATGCTGTCAGTAACAGTCGGTGCAGTGACAAATATTATTCTTGATCCGATTTTTATTTTTGTTCTGGATATGGGGATTAAGGGTGCAGCGATTGCTACTGTCATCTCTCAGATTCTCTCTGCCTTGCTTGTATTTTATTTTCTTCATGGAAAATCAGAATTGAAGGTAAGATGGATTCATATAAATGAGATTTCTGAGTGCACCAGACATGCCAGGGATATCATCAGTCTGGGGTCTGCTGGATTTATCATGCAGCTGACTAACAGCCTGGTAAGTATCTGCTGCAATAATGTTCTTTCCGTGACAGGCGGTGATATTTATATCTCTGTCATGACTATTATATCCAGTGTTCGCCAGATGGTGGAGACGCCTATCCATGCGATCAATGAGGGAACCTCTCCTGTTCTCAGCTACAATTACGGAGCCAGACGTCCTGACAGAGTAAAGAAAGCAGGGGTTGTTCTGATCATTATGGTTCTGATCTATACAGGTATCATGTGGAGCGTCATTCTCATTGCCCCTGAATTTCTGATCGGAATCTTCAGTTCAGATAAATTGTTATTGAAGGATGCCGTTCCTGCGCTGAAGCTTTACTTTGCAGCCTTTATTTTTATGGATCTGCAGTATATTGGTCAGACAGTGTTTAAATCATTGAATAAAAAAAAGCAGGCGATTTTTTTCTCCCTGCTTCGTAAAGTATTTATCGTGGTTCCGCTGACTTATTTCCTGCCCTATGGATTACACATGGGCACAGATGGCGTGTTTATGGCAGAGCCTGTATCCAATGTGATCGGTGGTTCTCTGTGTTTTATTACCATGTTGGTTACAATCTTGCCTGAATTGAACAAAATGGGAAACTCCCGATAAGCAGAAAAGTCCTCAGTATTTATCCATTTTTAACTATCGCATAACTTTGCAGAAATTGTAAAAAGGATAAACAATGAGGACTTTTATTTAACTGAACATGAAAGTTCTTTACATAACTTCACACATTTCCCAATATGATATTAATCAGGTTCTTATCCAGCATGATTGTGCGATTCCATGGGTTAAGAATAATTCCCTCAATTTCATTTACCTGTAATGCTGAATGAAAAAGCTGATCTATGTCTGTCAGAAAAGTGGATTGTACGCTTCCGCCACCTTTCAGTTCTTCCTCAAAGCTTGTAAATGCCGCCCACCAGACTTTTTCATCTCCGGTTTTCACTGTGCCGATCCGGAGCTGGCTGTCTCCTGTGGGCGGTTCTACTGAAAGGATAAACTGGCCGTTTTCTCTCATTCGTCTACGGATTACAGTCAGTGTATGTGCCAGCATTTCCTGAGTGGCTTCCTGCTGCAGAGCAGCGATCGCCTGCTCTATTTTTTCATTTCCCTGAAGACCTTTATCCTGATTTACATTCTTATTATCGCTCATATTGTTACCTTTCATCTGTGGTGATATCACTTTTCAGACAGTGTGTAAGATCATATTTCAGGGATGTCGGCGGCAAATCTCTCATGCCGCCGGCATCCTGTCATTTATTTATATTTCACAGCAGTTCCATATGCGATCACTTCTGCTGCCCCTGACATTACCTGAGAGGAGCCGTATTTTACACCGATCACAGCATCCGCATTCATCTCTTTGGCTTCATCCACCATACGCTTGGTGGCAATCTGTCTTGCCTCATTGAGCATTTCCGTATAGCCTGTGATCTCTCCGCCTACCAGAGTCTTCATCCCTGCCATGAAATCTTTTCCTACATTTTTTGTCTGTACAACTGTTCCCTTTACAATTCCCAGTGCCTCAAACTCTACACCCGGAATATATTCAATACTTAGAAGCTTCATCCTCTTCTCCTCCTTCAATCTCTTTCATGCGTCCTGCAAGTGCTGCCAGAATTCCTCCGATGATCACAACCGGTATGGCGATCAGAAATATCAGCAGTCCGGTCGGTATGGGATCTTGTGTATTTGCCCACAGCATAAGCCCTATGGTAAATCCCATAAGCAAGATCATAACTACTGCTCCAATGATCGCTCCTGTCCTTCTTTTCTTACGGATATCTGTTTTCTTTATATCCATAAACCTTGCACCCTCTTTCTCCATCTGCTCGATTTCTTCCAGACAGTTCTCGGCATTCAAGGTATCCAGAGACTGATGCTCTGCGATCAGGCGCTGGCACATTTCCTGCATTTTCACAAGGCCTTCCCTGCGGCGTTCCAGTTCTCCCAGGTGCTGTTCCAGACAGACCTGCAGGCTTTTCCTTTTTTCAAAAAGAGCTCTCATCTCTTCTATGGAAATATCCATCTTCCGGAATAATTTGATTTCCTGAAGTCTGGCAATATCTGCCGTATGATATTCCCGGTATCCGTTCTCTGCACGCTCCACATTCAGGAGACCCTGCTCTTCATAAAAACGGATATTCTTTCTGGTGATGCCTACCAGCTCTTCCACCTGTTTGATCTTCATACTGCTACCTCTTGCTTTCCTGACAGCAGATATAGCTGATCCGCTGCTCTACTGCCCTGTCTGTGCTTCCTTTATACTGCTTCCACAAGGAGGAAGGTCAAGTATTTTTTGAAAGAAATTGAAAAAAATATAGCTTCCGGCAGGGGGAATCTTTTAAGCTCCTGTACGGTCTGAACCTCTCATAATTGTGATCAGAGAGCTGAGCAGCAATAACATGGGATAAAACAATTTCGGCATAATCTGAAATGCAGAAATCTCACCACCCAGTTCGTTCACTGCTGAGATTGCAACCAGCATCTGTGCACCATATGGAATCACTCCCTGGAAAACACAGGAAAAAGTATCCAGTATGGAAGCTGTCTTTCTTGGTGTAATCCCATACTCTTCTGCCATTTCCTTTGCGATAGGGTTTGCCATTACGATCGCCACTGTATTATTGGCAGTGGCAATATCCATAGTTCCTACCAGAAGTCCCATTCCAAGCTGTCCGCCTTTCTTTCCGCGGAAAATTTTATGGATCCAGCCAAGAAGCGCATCGAATCCACCATACTCACGTATCAGCGCACACATGGCAGCTACCAGAATCGCCACCATACAAGTCTCAAACATTCCGGATACACCGGATCCCATATTTTTCAGGATCTCTACAGGTGTGGTATGTCCTCCGATCAGCATAATAAATGCTCCGGATACGATTCCTGTCAGCAATACCACAAACACATTGATCCCAACAATTCCTCCGATCAATACCAGCACATACGGTATTACCTGAGTCAGATGATAGGGCTGAATCACACGGCCCTGGATTTCTGTCTGAAATGACAGGATCAGGATTAAGATCAGTGTGGCAACGGCTGCCGGAAGAGCGATCCAGAAGTTCTCCCTGAATTTGTCTTTCATCTCACATCCCTGACCATTACATGCAGCAATCGTCGTATCTGAAATAAAAGAAAGATTGTCTCCAAACATGGCTCCACCCATAACAGAAGCCACACAAAATGCCAGATCAAATCCTGATGCTGTGGAAACTGCTGCTGCAATCGGTGTCAGAAGGGTAATGGTTCCCACAGAGGTTCCCATAGCCACAGACACAAAACAGGCAACTATAAACAGCACAGACACTGAAAATCTGGCAGGTATCAGACTCAGCATACAATATGCAACACTCTCAGCACTGCTTCTTCCCACAACTCCTACAAAAGATCCGGCTGCAAGGAAGATCAGAAGCATGGTGATGATATTTTTGTCCCCAACTCCCTGTGCCATGATTTCCAGTTTCTTATCAAAATCCAGTGCTCTGTTCTGCAGACAGGCAACCAGGATTGCAGCAAGAAATGCTACTACGATCGGCACATTATAAAATCCCATGGGGATTTCCATCACATACTCAAACAAAATGCCCAGTCCAAGGTATAATACAAGAAATACACCAATGGGAAGCAGGGCAATTCCTTTTCCTTTTTTCATCTTTCATCCTCTTTCTACCATAATCTCTTTATGGTTATATAATCACTCTGCTATTTTAGCATACCCACAGCTTTCCTGCCATAATATTTCTTACAGTTTTGGCTGATAGCGCATATCCGATACATTGTAAACCGTCACAAAGGCCTTTGGATCTTCGTGATTGATATAAGCCATCAGCTTCTGATATTCTGTTTTGTCTACGATCGTGATGATCTCATTGCGTTTCTTCATATTATAGGCACCTGTCGCTTCATAGATCGTCGCTCCGCTGTGCAGATCTTCGATAATGAATTTACGCAGTTCTTCCTCTTTCTGAGTGATGACACAGACACGACGTTTAATATTATGGTCAAAGATAAAGTGATCCAGAACTATTCCATTAAAGTATGTTCCCAGAATACTCAGCACCACTGTTTTCTTATCATATACAAGCGCTGCGGAAAGAGCCACACACATACCGGAAAGAGACATTGCTTTTCCCAGTTCCATGTGGAGATATTTGTTCATGATCTTTGCCACAATATCCAGTCCGCCAGAGGATGCATTTCTGTTAAAAAGAATGCTCAGTCCTACGCTGACCACCAGGATATAGCACAGCACATCCAGCTCCTGACTGTTGGTCATAGAGCCAAAATCCGGAAATACTTTCTCAAATAATCCGAGAAATAAAGGCAAAACGATGCTGGTGTAAACCGTTTTTACGCCAAATTCGCGTCCGCAGGTGATGAAGCCAATGATCAGAAGTACCACATTCAAAATCATGGTGATTGCAGACAATGATAAAGGTACAAAGTTTGATAACACGATACCAAGACCGGAGATACTGCTTACAGAGGTATGGCTCGGCACCAGAAAGAAATAAACTGCTGCCGCAATGATCGCTACCGCACCTGTCAGGATCAGCGCTTCCTTTATGATATCTGCATAATTTAGTTGTTTTTTCATTGTTAATTTTCCTGTCTTTCTTTCCATATTCTTGTTCTATTGTAACATATGGGAAGAGAATGTCCATCAGCAATTATAAAAAGAGGCTGCCTTCCATGACAACCCCTTTGTAAATCCTTATAACCTATAGGACTGCTTTAAAATTCGCTTTCACATTTTAGAGCGTGTTTGAAAAATACTCTAATATTTTATCCTAACGGCTCTGTATGTTCTTCAGATAAATAAGCCTTCTGTTCTTCCTCCGGAGCTTCCCAGATTGTTGTTGTAGTTCCAT from the Blautia wexlerae DSM 19850 genome contains:
- a CDS encoding MATE family efflux transporter, producing MKRIDFENGTVTNNILSAALPMLVAQILNLLYNIVDRIYIARIHDIGTTALGAVGLCFPIIMIITAFSNLFGSGGAPIFSINRGKGDSRTADMIMNTAFTMLCGSAAVLMLIGFLFARPLLTLFGASDDALVYAYPYLMIYLLGTLPSMIATGMNPFINAQGYAIIGMLSVTVGAVTNIILDPIFIFVLDMGIKGAAIATVISQILSALLVFYFLHGKSELKVRWIHINEISECTRHARDIISLGSAGFIMQLTNSLVSICCNNVLSVTGGDIYISVMTIISSVRQMVETPIHAINEGTSPVLSYNYGARRPDRVKKAGVVLIIMVLIYTGIMWSVILIAPEFLIGIFSSDKLLLKDAVPALKLYFAAFIFMDLQYIGQTVFKSLNKKKQAIFFSLLRKVFIVVPLTYFLPYGLHMGTDGVFMAEPVSNVIGGSLCFITMLVTILPELNKMGNSR
- a CDS encoding SseB family protein, whose protein sequence is MSDNKNVNQDKGLQGNEKIEQAIAALQQEATQEMLAHTLTVIRRRMRENGQFILSVEPPTGDSQLRIGTVKTGDEKVWWAAFTSFEEELKGGGSVQSTFLTDIDQLFHSALQVNEIEGIILNPWNRTIMLDKNLINIILGNV
- a CDS encoding YbjQ family protein; translation: MKLLSIEYIPGVEFEALGIVKGTVVQTKNVGKDFMAGMKTLVGGEITGYTEMLNEARQIATKRMVDEAKEMNADAVIGVKYGSSQVMSGAAEVIAYGTAVKYK
- a CDS encoding MerR family transcriptional regulator; translation: MKIKQVEELVGITRKNIRFYEEQGLLNVERAENGYREYHTADIARLQEIKLFRKMDISIEEMRALFEKRKSLQVCLEQHLGELERRREGLVKMQEMCQRLIAEHQSLDTLNAENCLEEIEQMEKEGARFMDIKKTDIRKKRRTGAIIGAVVMILLMGFTIGLMLWANTQDPIPTGLLIFLIAIPVVIIGGILAALAGRMKEIEGGEEDEASKY
- a CDS encoding Na+/H+ antiporter NhaC family protein, coding for MKKGKGIALLPIGVFLVLYLGLGILFEYVMEIPMGFYNVPIVVAFLAAILVACLQNRALDFDKKLEIMAQGVGDKNIITMLLIFLAAGSFVGVVGRSSAESVAYCMLSLIPARFSVSVLFIVACFVSVAMGTSVGTITLLTPIAAAVSTASGFDLAFCVASVMGGAMFGDNLSFISDTTIAACNGQGCEMKDKFRENFWIALPAAVATLILILILSFQTEIQGRVIQPYHLTQVIPYVLVLIGGIVGINVFVVLLTGIVSGAFIMLIGGHTTPVEILKNMGSGVSGMFETCMVAILVAAMCALIREYGGFDALLGWIHKIFRGKKGGQLGMGLLVGTMDIATANNTVAIVMANPIAKEMAEEYGITPRKTASILDTFSCVFQGVIPYGAQMLVAISAVNELGGEISAFQIMPKLFYPMLLLLSSLITIMRGSDRTGA
- a CDS encoding YitT family protein, with the translated sequence MKKQLNYADIIKEALILTGAVAIIAAAVYFFLVPSHTSVSSISGLGIVLSNFVPLSLSAITMILNVVLLIIGFITCGREFGVKTVYTSIVLPLFLGLFEKVFPDFGSMTNSQELDVLCYILVVSVGLSILFNRNASSGGLDIVAKIMNKYLHMELGKAMSLSGMCVALSAALVYDKKTVVLSILGTYFNGIVLDHFIFDHNIKRRVCVITQKEEELRKFIIEDLHSGATIYEATGAYNMKKRNEIITIVDKTEYQKLMAYINHEDPKAFVTVYNVSDMRYQPKL